A genomic region of Desulfomicrobium escambiense DSM 10707 contains the following coding sequences:
- a CDS encoding proton-conducting transporter membrane subunit, producing MISALLGTAALALVLACALGARPRLWLALNSLGALAGLGSAATVLTGGRGWALRSALTLGGENVFLTLDALSALFLTLVCLVGGLGALYASEYWPDEHFPRSAPRGRSWWSALVLSMGLVLTCANGLHFLFAWEAFALSAYFLITLDRERSEVRRAGWLYLAASHAGTMALFAFFSALAAGVGTWDLGPLRDRPDLAPLFWLALVGFGVKAGMFPLHIWLPSAHAGAPSHVSAIMSAVAVKMGVYGIVRFSGWLPVPDDAGWAVLGIGCASALMGIVFAMAQNDIKRLLAYCTVENVGIILIGLGLALLAAAHGHPAWGHVALAGSLLHVFNHCLFKTLLFFGAGSVLHATGTRDMSRLGGLWRTMPWTAALFAVGAAAVSGLPPLNGFVSEWAIYQGLLKAVAQKGETFGVLPAVIVLAGTGALALGAFAKASAIVFLGAPRGKTSGHAAEFGFAMRAAMVVPAAIMLCVGLMPGYFFNMVQACIAAWTPQWAPAAPPIPVRAIGGAHTALACALAAAAIIALRKVRAGGIRRGPTWDCGYAAPSAHMQYTGGSFAGIVTGWFRWALRPERRIRRVRGYFPESALALERVPETVLEKGIEPAARTVMLLADAARSLQHGRLHLYILYVFLGVTALGMLVFQGGM from the coding sequence ATGATCTCCGCATTGCTCGGAACGGCCGCCCTGGCCCTGGTCCTGGCCTGCGCCCTGGGGGCGCGTCCGCGCCTCTGGCTTGCGCTCAACAGCCTCGGCGCCCTGGCCGGCCTGGGCTCGGCGGCAACGGTCCTGACAGGCGGCCGGGGATGGGCCTTGAGGAGTGCCCTGACCCTGGGCGGGGAAAACGTCTTCTTGACCCTCGACGCCTTGAGCGCCCTCTTCCTGACGCTGGTCTGCCTGGTGGGCGGACTCGGGGCGCTCTATGCCTCGGAATACTGGCCCGACGAACACTTTCCGCGCTCCGCACCCCGGGGGCGGTCGTGGTGGAGCGCCCTCGTGCTGTCCATGGGCCTGGTCCTGACCTGCGCCAACGGGCTGCACTTCCTCTTCGCCTGGGAAGCCTTCGCGCTGAGCGCCTACTTCCTCATCACCCTGGACCGGGAGCGCTCCGAAGTGCGCCGGGCCGGCTGGCTCTATCTGGCCGCCTCCCACGCCGGGACCATGGCCCTCTTCGCGTTTTTCTCGGCCCTGGCCGCTGGCGTCGGGACCTGGGACCTGGGACCCCTGCGCGACCGGCCCGACCTGGCCCCGCTCTTCTGGCTGGCGCTGGTGGGCTTCGGGGTCAAGGCGGGCATGTTCCCCCTGCATATTTGGCTGCCCTCGGCCCACGCGGGCGCGCCGAGCCACGTCTCGGCCATCATGTCCGCCGTGGCCGTCAAGATGGGCGTGTACGGCATCGTCCGCTTCTCCGGCTGGCTGCCCGTGCCCGACGACGCGGGTTGGGCGGTGCTCGGCATCGGCTGCGCAAGCGCCCTGATGGGCATCGTCTTCGCCATGGCCCAGAACGACATCAAGCGCCTGCTGGCCTACTGCACCGTGGAAAACGTCGGCATCATCCTCATCGGCCTGGGCCTGGCCCTGCTGGCCGCTGCCCACGGACACCCCGCCTGGGGGCATGTCGCCCTGGCCGGGTCCCTGCTGCACGTCTTCAACCACTGTCTGTTCAAGACCCTGCTCTTCTTCGGCGCAGGCTCGGTCCTCCATGCCACGGGCACCCGCGACATGAGCCGCCTGGGCGGGCTGTGGCGAACCATGCCGTGGACTGCGGCCCTCTTCGCCGTCGGCGCGGCCGCCGTGTCCGGCCTGCCGCCGCTCAACGGCTTCGTCAGCGAGTGGGCCATCTACCAGGGCTTGCTCAAAGCCGTGGCCCAGAAGGGCGAGACCTTCGGCGTGCTGCCGGCCGTCATCGTCCTGGCCGGGACCGGCGCCCTGGCCCTGGGCGCGTTCGCCAAGGCTTCAGCCATCGTCTTTCTCGGCGCGCCCCGCGGCAAGACCTCGGGACACGCTGCCGAATTCGGCTTCGCCATGCGCGCGGCCATGGTCGTACCGGCAGCCATCATGCTCTGCGTCGGCCTCATGCCCGGCTATTTTTTTAATATGGTGCAAGCATGCATCGCGGCCTGGACGCCGCAGTGGGCCCCTGCCGCGCCCCCCATCCCGGTCCGGGCCATCGGCGGGGCGCACACGGCCCTGGCCTGCGCCCTGGCCGCCGCCGCGATCATCGCCCTGCGCAAGGTGCGGGCGGGCGGCATCCGCCGGGGACCGACCTGGGACTGCGGCTACGCAGCTCCGAGTGCGCACATGCAGTACACCGGCGGGTCCTTCGCCGGCATCGTGACCGGCTGGTTCCGGTGGGCCCTGCGCCCCGAAAGGCGCATCCGCCGGGTCCGCGGCTATTTCCCGGAATCGGCCCTGGCCCTGGAGAGGGTCCCGGAAACCGTTCTGGAAAAGGGGATCGAACCCGCCGCCAGAACCGTCATGCTTCTGGCCGACGCGGCGCGGAGCCTGCAGCACGGACGACTGCACCTTTATATTCTGTATGTATTCCTCGGGGTCACGGCGCTGGGGATGCTGGTCTTCCAGGGAGGGATGTGA
- a CDS encoding respiratory chain complex I subunit 1 family protein produces the protein MSAIMDILLRLLAWLVLAPLVPGVINKVKAWVACRQGPPVLQLYYDLARLWRKGVVVSTLASPGFVIAPAVAWVAVVGAALLLPLAGAGTPVSFDGDVLLLIYLLALARFCTAWGAMETGSAFEGMGAAREVSYAVLAEVGIITAVLTLVVQSGSISLSSMFAPLPGPSAALLAVGLFIILLAENCRVPFDDPNTHLELTMIHEVMVLDHSGPPLAMILHGASIKLMLFAALLAQTVLPLAELPLAASVAVLALAVLLTAVAVGLVESLTARLAFRRVPLLLTIGFLFCLFPLLLTWMGDI, from the coding sequence ATGTCCGCGATCATGGATATTTTGCTGCGCCTGCTGGCCTGGCTGGTCCTGGCGCCGCTCGTTCCCGGCGTCATCAACAAGGTCAAGGCCTGGGTGGCCTGCAGGCAGGGACCGCCCGTGCTCCAGCTCTACTACGACCTGGCGCGCCTGTGGCGCAAAGGCGTGGTCGTCAGCACCCTGGCCTCGCCCGGCTTCGTCATCGCACCGGCCGTGGCCTGGGTGGCGGTGGTCGGCGCAGCCCTGCTGCTGCCCCTGGCCGGGGCCGGGACGCCCGTATCCTTCGACGGCGACGTGCTGCTCCTGATCTACCTCTTGGCCCTGGCCCGCTTCTGCACGGCCTGGGGCGCCATGGAAACGGGATCGGCCTTCGAGGGCATGGGCGCGGCCCGCGAGGTCAGCTACGCCGTGCTGGCCGAGGTCGGCATCATCACCGCCGTCCTGACCCTGGTGGTGCAGTCGGGCAGCATCTCCCTGTCGTCCATGTTCGCGCCGCTGCCCGGCCCCAGCGCGGCCCTGCTGGCCGTGGGGCTCTTCATCATCCTGCTGGCCGAAAACTGCCGCGTGCCCTTCGACGACCCCAATACGCACCTGGAGTTGACCATGATCCACGAGGTCATGGTCCTGGACCACAGCGGGCCGCCCCTGGCCATGATCCTGCACGGCGCGTCGATCAAGCTGATGCTCTTCGCCGCCCTCCTGGCCCAGACCGTGCTGCCCCTGGCGGAACTGCCCCTGGCTGCGTCCGTCGCCGTCCTGGCCCTGGCCGTCCTGCTGACGGCCGTGGCCGTGGGTCTGGTGGAGTCCCTGACGGCTCGCCTGGCCTTCCGCCGGGTGCCGCTCCTGCTGACCATCGGTTTCCTGTTCTGCCTCTTTCCGCTGCTGCTGACATGGATGGGTGACATATGA
- a CDS encoding hydrogenase: MNDSLNLLIGLAMGLNLLALGTSRLPVLIRAVGAQGVLLGLVPLVLEAHELDWRLVLITLATVAGKGFLIPGLLHRAMRTANIARELEPYIAYIPSLLLGAGATIAAVSLARHLPLLPEHAGTLHVPGAIALILTGFILLIGRTKAISQVCGYLILENGIYLAGLLLIRSTPILVEFGILLDVTVGIFVIGIIVDRIQRAFDSLDTRKLTALHE, from the coding sequence ATGAACGATTCCCTCAATCTCCTCATCGGCCTGGCCATGGGCCTCAACCTCCTGGCCCTGGGCACCAGCCGGCTGCCCGTGCTGATCCGCGCCGTGGGCGCCCAGGGCGTGCTCTTGGGGCTGGTGCCGCTGGTCCTCGAAGCCCACGAACTGGACTGGCGCCTGGTGCTCATCACCCTGGCCACCGTGGCCGGCAAGGGCTTCCTCATCCCGGGGCTGCTGCACCGCGCCATGCGCACGGCCAACATCGCCCGCGAACTGGAACCCTACATCGCCTACATCCCGTCCCTGCTGCTGGGGGCCGGGGCGACCATCGCGGCCGTGTCCCTGGCCCGCCACCTGCCGCTCCTGCCAGAGCACGCCGGGACCCTGCACGTGCCCGGGGCCATCGCCCTGATCCTGACCGGCTTCATCCTGCTCATCGGCCGGACCAAGGCCATCTCGCAGGTCTGCGGCTACCTGATCCTGGAAAACGGCATCTACCTCGCCGGCCTCCTGCTCATCCGCTCGACCCCGATCCTGGTGGAGTTCGGCATCCTGCTCGACGTCACCGTCGGCATCTTCGTCATCGGCATCATCGTCGACCGCATCCAGCGGGCCTTCGATTCCCTGGACACACGCAAACTCACGGCGCTGCACGAATGA